A single region of the Bartonella harrusi genome encodes:
- a CDS encoding hemagglutinin repeat-containing protein has translation MNANLNSTQSASVNVGYSYGTGGAGGTGNASFGKGKGSSKELQQKNSHVIGTGTVHTASGANTTLAGAVVSGNQVKVDVGESLTITSRSDSGQTSNKQKSISVGFGGSKSFDAGSTSLSLQKDQSSSDYSSVIEQSGIKAGDGGFDINVKDNTTLTGGLISSSAPAENNSLITGSITATDITNSAHAKASSHGVSVSGGGLLQQGTSGILKNLAKNALGHGKAKDAAEGETKSAISEGTIILTGATNQRAMGQDAGQIIDALNRNTAAAHQAVGQLNVAPLEDILRNRLGMKNQWVDEWFDYWDKVREIAFIKKHPVGEVEHAENGNVLYLKDKNGEYIKDSNGKYITLYHYLKPEEEQHLQAGSDGIRRMFYNGIYNTPDDAARNAVQLADNKNEPLYFTYFPQAEDKLVEFGVAFYQKFWEGDTWGLSNSTKKFQNFVRQYGNKGAIVSAHSRGTLTVSNRVNNFKKHGVHGVAKKTDFYLFGAAAHNQSIANTVDEISYGKKNYVYTQGHLLDPISTVVGYNWPTAYKVPNLYLLPAIPTIEQGKALLGYDPSTHRCYGDASRECKTNYGSFPFKKTHSTRTGNKK, from the coding sequence ATGAATGCCAACCTTAACAGTACCCAAAGCGCTTCGGTCAATGTTGGATACAGCTATGGCACCGGTGGCGCAGGGGGAACAGGCAATGCCTCTTTTGGTAAAGGCAAGGGCTCCAGTAAAGAGCTTCAGCAGAAGAACAGCCATGTCATTGGCACCGGCACAGTTCACACTGCAAGTGGCGCCAACACCACATTGGCAGGCGCTGTAGTTTCTGGAAATCAGGTCAAAGTGGATGTGGGGGAAAGCTTGACCATTACCAGCCGCAGTGATAGTGGACAGACTTCCAACAAGCAGAAATCTATTTCTGTTGGTTTTGGTGGGAGCAAAAGTTTTGATGCAGGCTCAACAAGCCTCTCCTTACAAAAGGATCAATCCTCCAGTGATTATAGCAGCGTTATAGAACAATCAGGCATCAAAGCGGGTGATGGCGGCTTTGATATCAACGTTAAAGATAACACAACCCTGACAGGTGGTCTCATTTCCAGCAGTGCACCGGCAGAAAACAACAGTTTGATCACTGGAAGCATCACAGCCACAGACATCACCAACAGTGCGCATGCCAAAGCGAGCAGTCATGGGGTTAGTGTTTCTGGTGGTGGTCTTTTACAACAGGGGACATCTGGTATCCTAAAGAATCTTGCTAAAAATGCTTTAGGGCATGGCAAAGCCAAGGATGCAGCGGAAGGGGAAACCAAATCGGCTATCAGTGAGGGCACCATTATCCTGACAGGTGCAACCAACCAAAGAGCGATGGGGCAAGATGCTGGACAAATCATTGATGCCCTCAACCGCAACACCGCGGCAGCCCATCAAGCTGTAGGACAGCTAAATGTAGCACCACTTGAGGATATATTGCGTAATCGTTTAGGTATGAAAAATCAATGGGTAGATGAATGGTTTGATTATTGGGACAAAGTACGCGAAATCGCATTTATCAAAAAGCATCCCGTGGGTGAGGTTGAGCATGCTGAAAATGGCAACGTACTCTATTTAAAAGATAAAAATGGAGAGTACATAAAAGATAGCAATGGAAAATATATTACCCTGTATCATTATTTAAAGCCTGAAGAAGAGCAGCATTTGCAAGCTGGCTCTGATGGAATCAGGCGTATGTTCTACAATGGCATTTATAACACACCAGATGATGCGGCCCGTAATGCAGTTCAATTAGCTGATAATAAGAATGAACCACTGTATTTTACGTACTTTCCACAAGCAGAAGACAAGCTCGTAGAATTTGGGGTAGCATTTTATCAAAAGTTTTGGGAAGGTGATACTTGGGGGCTGAGTAATTCAACCAAGAAGTTCCAAAATTTTGTGCGGCAATATGGCAATAAGGGGGCGATAGTTAGTGCGCATAGCCGCGGTACCCTAACAGTAAGCAATAGAGTGAATAACTTTAAAAAGCATGGTGTTCATGGCGTAGCTAAGAAAACAGACTTCTATCTTTTTGGAGCGGCTGCTCACAATCAATCGATAGCAAATACAGTAGATGAGATAAGCTATGGCAAAAAAAATTATGTCTACACACAAGGCCATCTATTAGACCCTATTAGTACGGTTGTTGGTTACAATTGGCCTACAGCTTATAAGGTACCCAATCTATACCTTCTACCAGCAATTCCAACGATAGAGCAGGGGAAAGCACTATTAGGCTATGATCCAAGTACCCATAGGTGTTATGGTGATGCGAGTCGTGAGTGTAAAACTAATTACGGTTCATTTCCTTTTAAAAAAACTCATTCAACGAGAACAGGAAATAAAAAATGA
- a CDS encoding DUF6990 domain-containing protein — protein MMQTKDVTEILKRQGWEPYRDNVGDTFAHYHLPDRIVGIGYGVKNYGERGKEFLLSADLTTAAYCLAWEYSRGEKSQRKYEDVLFYAKEDFNVKAPDLSESHITTALNKVIAWAQAQDIEKKLCEEAINHSAVAQALLGDMEALMSDRSTPKLPVPEFANYKTMTSDDRLLFFAQAYKNGELDDILTRKKPKQRSISLTAAMRILKTQGWFATEPGKMWLVLPDRFIQFDFGFIRLHDNYNVRIEAEISNEMISVACNCIHYSREYWCVSPTGLYDSFNTIGGGIFSGFGKGIDICVETLNEQELIKISERIIQWARAQDLQASIESKTLIQKYSYYIDIVWHLACLSLTGQIDVLKSYQNFLETGTISEHLDDREVERYINQAVQFAEEYLKILNERKAIDDRLSLQDLSFLNIVSEDLKRMGWTVYRDKDYDRNAYFIKKDRIINIVYDLDKKGETPLVTFKVSLSTLGFSTAYRSIFINTPQYTVLKESEEVYAVSSTELDEGKLKQICADVLEWADRQNVNQIIYDYAALSPDSEYDFAKLHLIALILIGDVEKLKFYKESLKDKNFSDLIRENIAHIIDNVLTLARRYRTGFPKNAPILSLDPQTTTLVSKTASVAENEEVDEVDDNDDRLTMESATALLKSLNWSVKKINEDDYMASYQLADREVDILYNDEVAKDYPQFDSAFLISTGILAAACKVIDPTHSEDLPDLNLNFEAKGLEIFEAEVSADRLKQALDDALEWAVNAIDLHEELRSHYGTASWEVSNVNEKTDAHYGLLHIGALALLGDIESLQSYQQSFLTGDHLGFDENINQTHLERALILAKEVKGSKQLSYALIK, from the coding sequence AAAAGACAGGGGTGGGAGCCTTATCGTGATAACGTGGGGGATACTTTTGCGCATTATCATCTTCCCGATCGTATTGTCGGTATTGGTTATGGTGTAAAAAATTATGGAGAGAGAGGTAAAGAGTTTTTGCTTTCGGCTGATCTCACCACCGCTGCTTATTGTCTTGCTTGGGAATATTCTAGAGGTGAAAAATCACAGCGTAAATATGAAGATGTGCTGTTTTACGCGAAGGAGGATTTTAATGTTAAAGCCCCAGATCTTTCCGAAAGCCATATCACAACCGCTTTAAACAAAGTGATTGCATGGGCGCAAGCACAGGATATTGAAAAAAAGTTGTGCGAGGAAGCTATTAATCATTCTGCCGTTGCACAAGCATTACTTGGTGATATGGAGGCTTTAATGAGTGATAGATCTACTCCAAAACTACCTGTTCCAGAATTTGCTAACTATAAAACAATGACATCGGATGATCGCCTGCTTTTTTTTGCACAGGCCTATAAAAATGGGGAATTAGACGATATTCTAACGCGCAAGAAGCCGAAACAGCGCTCGATAAGCCTCACAGCAGCAATGCGCATTCTCAAAACACAAGGGTGGTTTGCAACGGAGCCTGGGAAAATGTGGTTGGTTTTGCCGGATCGTTTTATTCAATTTGATTTTGGTTTTATACGTCTTCATGATAATTACAATGTCCGTATTGAAGCTGAGATATCTAATGAAATGATTTCTGTCGCTTGCAATTGTATTCACTATAGTAGGGAATATTGGTGTGTTTCTCCTACTGGGCTTTATGATTCTTTTAATACGATTGGGGGGGGGATTTTTAGTGGTTTTGGTAAAGGCATTGATATTTGTGTAGAGACATTAAATGAGCAAGAGCTTATCAAAATCTCTGAGCGGATAATACAATGGGCACGCGCCCAAGATTTACAAGCATCAATAGAAAGCAAAACGCTTATCCAAAAATATAGTTACTATATAGATATAGTCTGGCATTTGGCTTGTTTATCATTGACAGGTCAAATTGATGTGCTGAAATCTTATCAAAACTTTTTAGAAACAGGTACGATTTCTGAACATTTGGATGACAGAGAAGTAGAGAGATATATTAACCAGGCCGTTCAATTTGCTGAAGAATATCTGAAAATCCTTAATGAGCGAAAAGCCATAGATGATCGTCTTAGTTTGCAAGATTTGTCTTTTCTTAATATAGTTTCTGAAGACTTAAAAAGGATGGGGTGGACAGTTTATCGCGATAAGGACTATGATCGCAATGCTTATTTTATAAAGAAAGATCGTATCATTAATATAGTGTACGACCTTGATAAAAAAGGAGAGACACCACTTGTTACCTTCAAGGTTTCTCTTTCAACACTTGGTTTTTCTACAGCTTATCGATCTATTTTCATCAATACTCCCCAATATACCGTTCTTAAAGAATCAGAAGAAGTTTATGCTGTTTCTAGTACTGAATTGGATGAAGGCAAGCTGAAACAAATTTGTGCGGATGTTCTTGAATGGGCTGATCGGCAAAATGTCAATCAAATCATTTATGATTATGCGGCTTTGTCCCCAGACAGTGAATATGATTTTGCGAAGTTACACCTTATTGCACTTATTCTTATTGGGGATGTTGAAAAACTCAAATTTTATAAGGAAAGTTTGAAGGATAAAAACTTTTCAGATTTGATAAGGGAAAACATAGCACATATTATTGATAACGTCCTTACTCTTGCACGGCGTTATCGGACCGGTTTTCCAAAAAATGCTCCGATTTTATCCCTTGATCCACAAACAACGACTCTTGTCTCCAAGACAGCATCTGTTGCTGAGAATGAGGAGGTGGATGAAGTGGATGATAATGATGATCGTCTTACCATGGAAAGTGCAACGGCACTTTTGAAAAGCTTGAATTGGTCAGTTAAGAAAATCAATGAAGACGATTATATGGCGAGCTATCAATTGGCCGATCGTGAAGTTGATATTCTTTATAACGACGAAGTTGCTAAAGATTACCCGCAATTTGATAGCGCCTTTTTAATTAGTACCGGCATACTTGCCGCTGCTTGCAAAGTCATTGATCCTACTCATTCTGAAGATTTACCGGATTTAAACCTTAATTTTGAAGCCAAGGGATTGGAAATCTTTGAAGCAGAGGTGAGTGCGGATCGATTAAAGCAGGCACTTGATGATGCATTAGAATGGGCGGTAAACGCCATTGATCTTCATGAAGAACTCCGCTCTCACTATGGTACTGCGTCTTGGGAAGTAAGCAATGTAAATGAAAAAACCGATGCGCATTATGGCTTGCTTCATATTGGTGCCCTTGCTTTATTGGGTGATATTGAAAGCTTACAGTCTTATCAACAAAGCTTTTTGACAGGAGATCATCTAGGCTTTGATGAGAACATCAACCAAACCCATCTTGAACGTGCACTGATTTTAGCCAAAGAAGTAAAAGGAAGCAAACAACTCAGCTACGCTTTGATTAAATAG